In one Massilia endophytica genomic region, the following are encoded:
- the tgt gene encoding tRNA guanosine(34) transglycosylase Tgt — protein sequence MLEFKLLKTDTTGKTKARRGTVKLNHGEVQTPIFMPVGTYGSVKAMSPLELKEIGAQIILGNTFHLWLRPGNDVMSKFGGLHGFMGWDKPILTDSGGFQVFSLGEMRKITEEGVHFNSPINGDKLFLSPEISMQIQRVLNSDIVMQFDECTPYEIDGRPATMDEAAKSMRMSLRWAQRSMDEFKRGENPNALFGIVQGGMFEKLRDESLEGLEKIDFPGLAIGGLSVGEPKEDMMRVLEHVGPRLPANKPHYLMGVGTPEDLVAGVSNGVDMFDCVMPTRNARNGWIFTRFGDIKVKNARYKDDKEPLDPTCSCYACRNFSRAYLHHLHRAQEILGARLNTIHNLHYYLDIMRQMREALDEDRFPDWVKEFHSDRARGV from the coding sequence ATGTTGGAATTCAAGCTACTCAAGACCGATACTACCGGCAAGACCAAGGCCCGCCGCGGCACGGTGAAGCTGAACCACGGCGAGGTGCAGACGCCCATCTTCATGCCCGTGGGCACCTACGGTTCGGTGAAGGCCATGTCGCCGCTGGAGCTGAAGGAAATCGGCGCCCAGATCATTCTCGGCAATACCTTCCACCTGTGGCTCCGCCCCGGCAACGACGTGATGTCGAAGTTCGGCGGCCTGCACGGCTTCATGGGCTGGGATAAACCCATCCTCACCGACTCGGGCGGCTTCCAGGTCTTCTCCCTGGGCGAAATGCGCAAAATCACGGAAGAGGGCGTGCATTTCAATTCGCCCATCAACGGGGACAAGCTGTTCCTCTCGCCCGAAATCTCCATGCAGATCCAGCGCGTGCTCAATTCGGACATCGTGATGCAGTTCGACGAGTGCACGCCCTACGAGATCGACGGCCGCCCCGCTACCATGGACGAAGCGGCGAAATCCATGCGCATGTCCCTGCGCTGGGCCCAGCGCTCGATGGACGAATTCAAGCGCGGCGAAAACCCGAACGCGCTGTTCGGCATCGTCCAGGGCGGCATGTTCGAGAAGCTGCGCGACGAATCGCTGGAAGGGCTGGAAAAGATCGATTTCCCCGGCCTGGCCATCGGCGGCCTCTCCGTGGGGGAGCCGAAGGAGGACATGATGCGCGTGCTGGAACACGTCGGCCCGCGCCTTCCCGCCAACAAGCCGCACTACCTGATGGGCGTGGGCACGCCGGAAGACCTGGTGGCGGGCGTGTCGAACGGCGTGGACATGTTCGACTGCGTCATGCCCACCCGGAACGCCCGCAACGGCTGGATCTTCACCCGCTTCGGCGACATCAAGGTCAAGAACGCACGTTATAAGGATGACAAGGAGCCGCTGGACCCCACCTGCTCCTGCTACGCCTGCCGGAACTTCAGCCGCGCTTACCTGCACCACCTGCACCGGGCGCAGGAGATCCTGGGCGCGCGCCTGAACACCATCCACAACCTGCACTACTACCTGGATATCATGCGCCAGATGCGCGAGGCCCTGGACGAAGACCGTTTCCCCGACTGGGTAAAGGAGTTCCACTCCGACCGGGCGCGGGGCGTTTAA